A region from the Salvia splendens isolate huo1 chromosome 15, SspV2, whole genome shotgun sequence genome encodes:
- the LOC121769075 gene encoding protein tfg-1-like isoform X1: protein MNHSTAASQYMDKQIMDLSNSQSNIASNNGGGGAEFIDFMNRPAEKKEDIVPSYDFMPIRPTAAVASSSSPKAARSNFDSDNDDPPLRTWNSVDSKANPSPIRHYNSLDADEPSKFVSVKNHKTDNAPLEGSFVSDIEKMMKKHMENLMHAIDNMSSRLSQLETRTRNLEHSIDDLKISAGNNHGAIDGKMRLLENILTEVHSGVKVVRDKQDIFEAQLQIAKLQLPKTEQVESKINAQPDPMQIGVPTQHQFSSVPPTQAPPALPPNAPLPPPQQNIQPLVQPPNQFPQNQIPSGSQRDSYFNPNPPNQTPENPNQQYQTPENPNQQYQSQQQLAAPPPPRHQYQPPPQTQYTQPPPPSQPHSSFSPVSPSMPQPPIGHHSEETLHMPSQNYPMSSRPPPSVPPTGVAPPASAQYYGLTPNVYEPPPTSRPGSGYSGSFGPPQGLGEPYSYGSAPSQYGTSSSMKPQQLSSLGMGQSGGGSGYPQLPNARILPQALPTASAVGGGPGAGSGTGGSGNRVPIDDVVDRVTNMGFSREQVKATVRKLTENGQAVDLNVVLDKLMNEGDGQGPRGWFGR, encoded by the exons ATGAATCACAGTACGGCGGCGTCTCAGTACATGGACAAGCAGATCATGGATCTCTCCAATTCCCAGAGCAACATCGCCAGCAACAATGGCGGCGGTGGCGCTGAGTTCATCGATTTCATGAATCGCCCGGCGGAGAAGAAGGAGGACATCGTCCCGAGCTACGATTTCATGCCGATTCGACCCACGGCGGCGGTGGCGTCATCTTCGTCGCCGAAGGCAGCTCGGTCGAACTTCGACTCGGACAATGACGATCCTCCCCTCAGGACGTGGAATTCTGTGGATTCGAAAGCAAATCCCTCGCCTATCAga CATTACAATTCCCTTGATGCTGATGAACCTAGTAAATTTGTGTCGGTGAAGAATCACAAAACTGACAATGCACCTTTAGAGGGGAGTTTTGTTTCTGACATTgagaagatgatgaagaagCATATGGAAAATCTGATGCATGCCATTGATAACATGAGTTCAAGGTTGTCACAGTTGGAAACAAGAACTCGCAACTTGGAGCACTCCATTGATGACTTGAAAATATCTGCCGGGAACAATCATGGTGCAATtgatggaaaaatgagactGCTGGAGAATATTCTTACAGAG GTGCACTCTGGTGTTAAGGTTGTAAGAGATAAACAAGACATTTTTGAAGCTCAATTGCAGATTGCTAAGTTGCAGTTGCCAAAGACAGAACAAGTTGAAAGCAAGATTAATGCTCAACCTGATCCAATGCAGATAGGAGTGCCTACGCAGCATCAGTTCTCTAGTGTCCCTCCGACACAGGCACCTCCGGCCCTTCCCCCAAATGCTCCTCTGCCACCTCCACAACAGAACATACAACCCCTAGTTCAACCTCCCAACCAGTTCCCTCAAAATCAAATTCCTTCCGGCTCTCAGCGAGATTCTTACTTCAACCCCAACCCACCCAACCAAACCCCAGAGAACCCAAATCAGCAGTATCAAACTCCAGAAAACCCAAATCAGCAGTATCAGTCACAGCAGCAGCTTGCAGCCCCACCTCCACCACGACACCAGTATCAGCCACCACCGCAGACGCAATATACTCAGCCACCTCCACCTTCTCAACCACACTCCTCATTCTCACCTGTTAGCCCCTCTATGCCTCAGCCACCAATAGGTCATCACTCTGAAGAAACACTGCACATGCCCTCCCAAAATTACCCCATGAGCTCTCGCCCACCTCCCTCTGTTCCACCTACTGGAGTTGCCCCACCAGCCTCTGCACAATACTATGGACTAACACCCAATGTGTATGAGCCTCCACCCACAAGCCGGCCTGGTTCAGGATACTCAGGTTCATTCGGTCCACCACAAGGCCTTGGTGAACCGTATTCGTATGGCAGTGCTCCATCACAGTATGGTACTAGCTCCTCTATGAAGCCGCAGCAACTATCTTCTCTTGGTATGGGCCagagtggtggtggtagtggttaTCCACAGCTGCCTAATGCTCGAATACTGCCTCAAGCACTGCCAACTGCCTCTGCAGTGGGTGGTGGCCCTGGTGCTGGTTCTGGTACTGGTGGATCTGGGAACAGGGTTCCAATTGATGATGTAGTTGACAGGGTAACCAACATGGGATTCTCTAGAGAACAAGTAAAGGCAACTGTTCGAAAGCTAACAGAAAATGGACAAGCGGTTGATTTGAATGTCGTCCTGGACAAGTTGATGAACGAAGGGGATGGTCAAGGTCCACGAGGGTGGTTTGGCCGGTAA
- the LOC121769075 gene encoding protein tfg-1-like isoform X2: protein MNHSTAASQYMDKQIMDLSNSQSNIASNNGGGGAEFIDFMNRPAEKKEDIVPSYDFMPIRPTAAVASSSSPKAARSNFDSDNDDPPLRTWNSVDSKANPSPIRNHKTDNAPLEGSFVSDIEKMMKKHMENLMHAIDNMSSRLSQLETRTRNLEHSIDDLKISAGNNHGAIDGKMRLLENILTEVHSGVKVVRDKQDIFEAQLQIAKLQLPKTEQVESKINAQPDPMQIGVPTQHQFSSVPPTQAPPALPPNAPLPPPQQNIQPLVQPPNQFPQNQIPSGSQRDSYFNPNPPNQTPENPNQQYQTPENPNQQYQSQQQLAAPPPPRHQYQPPPQTQYTQPPPPSQPHSSFSPVSPSMPQPPIGHHSEETLHMPSQNYPMSSRPPPSVPPTGVAPPASAQYYGLTPNVYEPPPTSRPGSGYSGSFGPPQGLGEPYSYGSAPSQYGTSSSMKPQQLSSLGMGQSGGGSGYPQLPNARILPQALPTASAVGGGPGAGSGTGGSGNRVPIDDVVDRVTNMGFSREQVKATVRKLTENGQAVDLNVVLDKLMNEGDGQGPRGWFGR from the exons ATGAATCACAGTACGGCGGCGTCTCAGTACATGGACAAGCAGATCATGGATCTCTCCAATTCCCAGAGCAACATCGCCAGCAACAATGGCGGCGGTGGCGCTGAGTTCATCGATTTCATGAATCGCCCGGCGGAGAAGAAGGAGGACATCGTCCCGAGCTACGATTTCATGCCGATTCGACCCACGGCGGCGGTGGCGTCATCTTCGTCGCCGAAGGCAGCTCGGTCGAACTTCGACTCGGACAATGACGATCCTCCCCTCAGGACGTGGAATTCTGTGGATTCGAAAGCAAATCCCTCGCCTATCAga AATCACAAAACTGACAATGCACCTTTAGAGGGGAGTTTTGTTTCTGACATTgagaagatgatgaagaagCATATGGAAAATCTGATGCATGCCATTGATAACATGAGTTCAAGGTTGTCACAGTTGGAAACAAGAACTCGCAACTTGGAGCACTCCATTGATGACTTGAAAATATCTGCCGGGAACAATCATGGTGCAATtgatggaaaaatgagactGCTGGAGAATATTCTTACAGAG GTGCACTCTGGTGTTAAGGTTGTAAGAGATAAACAAGACATTTTTGAAGCTCAATTGCAGATTGCTAAGTTGCAGTTGCCAAAGACAGAACAAGTTGAAAGCAAGATTAATGCTCAACCTGATCCAATGCAGATAGGAGTGCCTACGCAGCATCAGTTCTCTAGTGTCCCTCCGACACAGGCACCTCCGGCCCTTCCCCCAAATGCTCCTCTGCCACCTCCACAACAGAACATACAACCCCTAGTTCAACCTCCCAACCAGTTCCCTCAAAATCAAATTCCTTCCGGCTCTCAGCGAGATTCTTACTTCAACCCCAACCCACCCAACCAAACCCCAGAGAACCCAAATCAGCAGTATCAAACTCCAGAAAACCCAAATCAGCAGTATCAGTCACAGCAGCAGCTTGCAGCCCCACCTCCACCACGACACCAGTATCAGCCACCACCGCAGACGCAATATACTCAGCCACCTCCACCTTCTCAACCACACTCCTCATTCTCACCTGTTAGCCCCTCTATGCCTCAGCCACCAATAGGTCATCACTCTGAAGAAACACTGCACATGCCCTCCCAAAATTACCCCATGAGCTCTCGCCCACCTCCCTCTGTTCCACCTACTGGAGTTGCCCCACCAGCCTCTGCACAATACTATGGACTAACACCCAATGTGTATGAGCCTCCACCCACAAGCCGGCCTGGTTCAGGATACTCAGGTTCATTCGGTCCACCACAAGGCCTTGGTGAACCGTATTCGTATGGCAGTGCTCCATCACAGTATGGTACTAGCTCCTCTATGAAGCCGCAGCAACTATCTTCTCTTGGTATGGGCCagagtggtggtggtagtggttaTCCACAGCTGCCTAATGCTCGAATACTGCCTCAAGCACTGCCAACTGCCTCTGCAGTGGGTGGTGGCCCTGGTGCTGGTTCTGGTACTGGTGGATCTGGGAACAGGGTTCCAATTGATGATGTAGTTGACAGGGTAACCAACATGGGATTCTCTAGAGAACAAGTAAAGGCAACTGTTCGAAAGCTAACAGAAAATGGACAAGCGGTTGATTTGAATGTCGTCCTGGACAAGTTGATGAACGAAGGGGATGGTCAAGGTCCACGAGGGTGGTTTGGCCGGTAA